AATATATTGCGTTCTTCGACAGTATCATAGAGTCCGAAAGATAGCCCGCATTCATTATCGCCTTCAGGAACTCGTGCCAGTTGTTCACGCTCATAACGTCAGGAAGTTTCGCCTTGAGTATCGAGAAATTGCGCTCTCTGAGTTCAGGAGTGATTGTGTTTCTGCTGTTCAGGTCTGCTCCCCTCAGCAGCTTGTAGCCGTACATCAGACGTGCCCGGCCGAAAGCATACGCCATTACCGTACGGATTATGTCCTGCGCTGAAATCTCTATGCCCATGCTGTTGAAGGAAGTCGCGACTCCCGGCGAATATTCGCCTGACTCTTTGCAGAAACGCTCTATCTCCCTGCGGCCTTCTTCCCAGTGCACAGAAAGCAGTGTAAGGATAAAGTCATTCTGCCTTAACGGTGTCCCGCTGGAATTTATGCGCACAAAAACCTGCGAGACGGCTTCTTCTTCTGCGTTTGACTTTATCATGAACACGGGAAACTTGTAGTTCTTCAGGCTGAACACCGCCTCTATATTCACCTCTATAGTTTCCTGCTCTTCGTCGGAAAGTTCGAGGCCTGCTAGTGCTCTGTGATCCTCAAGAGCCTTCATGAATTTGCGGATGTACTTTGAGGACGTTGCGGAAGTGAACAGCTCGCTGAGATTGTAGATCCACTCTGGATTATTCTTTATGGCCGCAGTCCCTACCTCGAATCTGCCTTCAAGGGGGCTGAACGAGATTACTATACTCTTCTCCTTGAAGTCCGAAGCAACAACAGGCTTCCCCTTCATCACCGCATATAATGACGTAAGTCTCTGCTGTCCGTCTATTATCACTTCTTTAGGCTCGTCGTAGCTCTTGCCTTCGAGGCCGATTGATTTGCTTTTGTCCAGATCGGGACATTCCCACAGCATCAGGTAACCGACCGGGTAACCGCTCATCATGGAGTCGAACAGGTCGCGTATCTTCGTATTCTTCCAGACGAACGGCCTCTGAAGCTCCGGCAGGCCAAGTTCTCCCGTGTCAATCTTCTCGATGAGCTGGGCTACCGTAAATTCAGTCGTGTAGAAAATAGCATCCATGAAAATTCCTGCTCCTCGTTGATAAAGTTAAAGGCGGGTGTTCGCAGTAATATACCACA
This window of the Synergistaceae bacterium genome carries:
- a CDS encoding DUF262 domain-containing protein, producing MDAIFYTTEFTVAQLIEKIDTGELGLPELQRPFVWKNTKIRDLFDSMMSGYPVGYLMLWECPDLDKSKSIGLEGKSYDEPKEVIIDGQQRLTSLYAVMKGKPVVASDFKEKSIVISFSPLEGRFEVGTAAIKNNPEWIYNLSELFTSATSSKYIRKFMKALEDHRALAGLELSDEEQETIEVNIEAVFSLKNYKFPVFMIKSNAEEEAVSQVFVRINSSGTPLRQNDFILTLLSVHWEEGRREIERFCKESGEYSPGVATSFNSMGIEISAQDIIRTVMAYAFGRARLMYGYKLLRGADLNSRNTITPELRERNFSILKAKLPDVMSVNNWHEFLKAIMNAGYLSDSMILSKNAIYYTYSMYLIARDRFNAPNSDNKALSSLWFFHAALTSLYSNSPETVAENHLNAISRLSSLEEYRQFILSRVSERLTDDYFNITLPGSEGLAVSGSGNNAWFAYVASLNILGTKPLFSRSSLPVSTLFMPGADGSRKSLEKHHLFPKAHLKEKGYADTQINQMANYAYIDWNDNMKILDEAPAVYYPAVCEGMTHEEITQMEEENALPHGWESMSYEEFLMQRRRLMAQIIRRAFVVLRGRAENSMC